Below is a window of Mus caroli chromosome 2, CAROLI_EIJ_v1.1, whole genome shotgun sequence DNA.
GTACAGACGTTGTATACATACACGcattcatacatgcacaaaacacccaaatacaaaaaaataaagaaagaaataggatcTTAGGTGGTGTCCCAAACGGTACTCTGTAgcccctggccttgaacttcaggcagtcctcctgcttcagcctcccaagcgctaagattacaggcctgtgccccTGCACTTTGCTCCACCACAGAGTGACAGGTGTGGActttgctctcttgctctcactcttcATTCCACAGAATTTAAGCAAGCCAGGAAATGGGTAGCCGAGAACTTAGACTTTCAGAAGAATGTTGATGTCAACCTGTTTGAGAGCACCATTCGCATCTTAGGGGGCCTGCTGAGCACCTACCACCTGTCGGGGGACAGCCTCTTCCTGACCAAAGCTGTGAGTGTTCGTGGCTAGACTTCCTGGGACCTGGTGTGTGCAATTGGAGAAAttatttctgctttcctcttccaGTGCATTCGAGTTTCTTCTGCATTGGTGTGTATGAGCTGCCGTCGTACTGTTTTTTGCTGCTGTGATGTATAGGGAAGTTCTTGATGCTGATGCTTTGCCTAGTTTTGCTGTGTAATAGTTGTGCCACCAAAATATGCTTCACTACTTGGTTGGGTGCAGATGGGGAAATGTGGAAAACCACTCTAACTTGGATCTCTGGTGCTTTTACGCTAGGAAGATTTTGGAAAAAGGCTGATGCCTGCCTTCACTACGCCCTCCAAGATCCCATACTCTGATGTGAACATTGGCACTGGATTTGCCCACTCACCCCAGTGGACTTCAGACAGCACGGTGGCAGAAGTGACGAGCATTCAGTTGGAGTTCCGGGAGCTCTCTCGTCTTACTGGAATAAAGAAATTCCAGGTAGGGgctagaggttaagagcacttgctgcttttgtgaGATGAGCCAGGCTCAGTACCCAGAAACTACGTGGTGGCTCGCTCACAGCCCTCTGTTTtgtgccttttttgttgttgtttattggatttgaggcagagtttcattATATCGCCCTAGCTGGACTAAAACTCAATACATAGAccatagaaatccacctgtctgcctccagagcactggaattacagtgtTGTTACCCACCACACACAGTTGTCTTAcaacttctgtaactccagttccagagggtctaacaccctcttctggcctccatatgcactaggcatgcatgtggtgcacatacatgtagacaaacactcatacacataaaacaagaataaaatctcagagaggctcagagaggaaaaacaaaaaaaaaacaattttaggtAAGAAGGGCAGGTTCTAGCTAGACATGGTTTCCCTGGGTCTGAGTGCTTCCATGAGGATAATTGCGATACTGTTTTGCTgtgtacatttctttcttttgttttgttttgttttgttttgttttgttttgtttttcgagacagggtttctctgtgtagccctggctgtcctggaactcactttgtagaccaggctggcctcgaattcagaaatctgcctgcctctgcctcccaagtgctaggattaaaggcgagtgccaccactgccggcctattttttttaatttaattaaacatttttaaattatttgtacggggctgtacttgtgtgtgtgtgtgtgtgtgtgtgtggacaactAAAACTAAGGTGGACTCTGTCCTGTCTCTCTACCTTTATATAACTGGGCTCAGGGATCAACTGCAGATCTCTAGGTTGCATGGCAAATGCTTCCACCTGCTGGGCCACCTGATTGTTCCTTACTGATTTTCAATATGTCTGTTATATACAACCATCTATTAATAGCCTTCCTCATCTTGTGCAGTGCAAACTTGTGCCAGTTAAAAACTCTGCTTCTAGTCTCAGCCCCTGACAGCTCCAGGCTTCTGTCTCTGGGAAGGGGTATGTACAAGGGACTCATGTGAGTAGAGGCCATATTCTGCCATCTCCTGGTGGCATCTTATACTCAGCCTCCTCTCTCCTGCTGCAGTTGTTGGGGTTCCTATTTTTTCCTGCTATAATCAGCCCACACATGGGTGACTTCACTGTGGTCTGACTGCTGTGCTGCTGATGTACACATTTGGTTGCTTCTAGGTCTTAGCTCTCTGAGGGACGTTGCTCTGCATGTGGCATACAGAGAGGTGTTTGAGATGCACTTTGAATCCTTGAACTTCTTCACTTGAACTGAACCTGCTGGGTCACATGGTAATTCTGTGCTTACTGTTTGAGAGGAGCAGCATAACGCTTCCCATTGGGACAGCACCGTTTTACTTTCCCATCAGTAGTCACAAGACCCCAGTTTCTCTCCATCCTCAACAGCACACTTTTGTTTGATCAGACTGTCTATGAACGAACGGTCAGTGTGGCTGGAGTGAGGCAGCATCTCATTGTGATTTGACCTGTGTTTCTCAGTGTTCCCGACGATGAGCATCTTTCCCTGTGCTTATGTTACTGCTCTGGAGAAAGATCTATTTGAGTTCTTTTTGTGTTAGGTTCTAGAATTAAACTCTGGGCCCTGCACACCTCTGCTCCGTGCCCCCAGCATTGAAGCTGTCCCTGCATTGCCTCTCAGCCCGCTTTGCTTTGGTTGTTTTGGGTAAGGATAGTAAGTCTTCCAACTTCATCTGCTCTAATGGGAGCAGCTGGTTTCTCAATACTCCATTTATTCTTTATCTGTGATTTTTCTCACAGCTTTTGTTATGTGCAGATGGTCCCccttttttggtttatttggtCTTTTTGTGCTGTTAAAGATTGGTAAATCTAAGGCCCCATGCATATTAGTTACCACCAAGCCACAGTCAAACCTGAAGTTGgtcctttttgtttctcattggttgagtgtggtggtggtgttgaatatttttatcaggaaaggggaagaatctttttccttctaatgattctggggtttttgtttgttcatttgtttgtatgtttctctgagacagggactTAGTCTGTGGCCTGGGCTGTTATTCATTGGTTGATCTGATACTGTTTAGCCAATTGAGATGCTCATTCTGTGGATATGTGTGACGTTTAGTGATTTTCACGTGCTGAACATCATTGCATTTTGAGTCATGAAGCAGACAGCTTCACATACTGCTGACTTGCCTTGTTAGCATGCCAGGGAGGATCCCTGCATCCATTTGGTAAAGAAACTGGTTTAGCGTCCTTCCTGTGGGTGCTCTCCTGTGGCTTTGGCACTAGGATATTGCTGGCTTCATGGGACAGGTCAGAATGTGTTCCCTTCCACTTCCTGAAGTTTGAGAAGAATTGACTGGAGTAAGCCCACTTTCCCCTTGTCTGCCACAGGAGGCCGTGGAGGAAGTGACAAAGCACATCCACTCCCTGTCTGGGAAGAAAGACGGGCTGGTGCCTATGTTCATCAACACGAACAGCGGCCTCTTCACCCACCCAGGAGTGTTCACCTTGGGTGCCAGGGCTGACAGCTACTACGAATACCTGCTGAAACAGTGGATCCAGGGTGGCAAGAAGGAGACACAGTGAGGCCTGACCACTGTCTTGATGCAGGGCCCCCAGCTTCTGTCCCCACCCTTGGCTAGAAGCACTAGTCATGCAGGTGGTTTGGCTCCTCTACAGGAACTCACCTCCCAGGTGGCGGGGGCCGTTCAGTCAGCACGGCCTGCCTTGTAGCGGTGTTTTGTGTTGGCAGTGCTCAGGGCCTGAGCTGACTTGGGCTGTGTGCACTATGTGCTTCCTGAGCAGGGCCAGGTCTGTAGAGCTTGTGTGTGGGTCAAGCTTAGTGAATGAAGCTCCTGGTCCTGTAGCTCTGAGGAAGACAGAACCGTGGCAGAGCTCAGAGTAAGCTGACATGTGCTCTTCACAGGTTGCTGGAAGACTATGTTAAAGCCATTGAGGGGATAAAAGCACATCTGCTTCGGCAGTCTCAGCCCAGAAAGCTCACCTTCGTGGGAGAACTTGCCCACGGCCGCTTCAGTGCCAAGATGGTAAGCTGTGTGGACTGGCAGAGCCTTTGGGaaactgcttctctctgtgtgactTTCAGGATCTTAGCTTTTGTTTGCCAGTAACAAGGAAATCTAGTCATCAGCTGGGTGCCATTGACCTTTGCTGCCTGGCTTGACCTATTCTCATGACAGCCCAAGCAGAGGCCCCACATACCCTAAAGTAGCTGGTACAGCTgccttccttattgtcctctctGTGGCTCCTGAAGTGCAGCAGATCTCTGAAGGTGTTTGTAGGCAGGTTGAGGGGACCCAGAAAGCTGGGTCGTTAAGGCCCCAGTAAGAACCTGCACTGTAGTTTTTTTCCCTGGACTCTAGGGCACAGAGTGCCTTGCCTGGCCCTGAGTCTGCATGTGACAAGTGCTGCTGAGCTGCACTGCCCCTGGGGCTTCTTTCCTCCAGTTAGGTTGACTGGTCTTGATACTGGCCAAGCAGCATGGGCCTAGGCCCAAATGTGAGGAGATACTTTGATTTCAGGACCACTTAGTGTGCTTCCTGCCGGGGACGCTGGCTTTGGGTGTCCACCATGGCCTGCCAGCTGACCACATGGATCTAGCTCGGGCCCTCATGGAGACCTGCTACCAGATGAACCAACAGATGGAGACAGGTCTGAGCCCTGAAATTGCACATTTCAACATGTACCCTCGGGCAGATCATAAAGATGTGGAGGTCAAGGTGAGCCTGGGCATGGGCTGGACTTGGACAGGGGTGATACCAGCAAGGGTGGATCCTCCCTGAGCCTCTTGCTCTACCCCTAGCCAGCTGACAGGCACAACCTGCTGCGGCCAGAGACGGTGGAAAGCCTATTCTATCTGTACCGTGTCACAAGGGACCGCAAGTACCAGGACTGGGGCTGGGAAATCCTGCAGAGCTTCAATAAGTACACACGGGTGAGCTGTTAGATGCCTCTCTGTGGTCTTGGCTGGTGACAGACACAGCTAGGTCCCTGCAAAGCTGTAGCTGGACCTACCCTTGAGACTGCTGTGGCACAGACTGtgaagagtcagttttctgaaGCCTCCAGTTAGCTGCTCCCTAGTTGTCTGTGACCTTGATAGTGTAGCCATCCTACTGAGCTTGGCGGTGTCAAGGCCCTGTTGTCTTTACAGACTTAGAGATGCCCAGTGTTTGCAGGCTCATTCTCAGGACCCAAGCTTTTCTGAGAGGGGTCTTTGTTCTCTTGCCCTGTCATACCCTTGGCTTATGAAACACTCACAGTGAGCAGAGTACTGACCTCACACATTACCCCTCCCCAGCCGCGGTCCATGGCCTACCTTGCCTTCTCTCTTACTGTGACATGGCCAGAAAAGGTTATAGAGCTAGATGTGGTCTAAGTGTGACACCTAGCTCTTTGCTCCAGACTTCAACAACTCCAGCTTCTTGCCTGTGCCTGCCCTGGGTTGTGTTTAACAAGCTAGACCCTGGTCATGTCCTGTAGCTGTACCCTTTTTGGAGGTATTTTCTGGCCACTCAGGGGTTATTGGCATTTTACAGGGTCCTCTGTAGAACTGTGGTTGACCTTGGACATTACCTAGGTTGTTGCTAGGATGGAGCCTACCCTGGGGCCATATATATGGGGTTGAACAAGTAGCCTGAGTGACACGTCTAGCTAGAAGTTCTTCACAAGGCTTGGCTCAACCTGTGTCATTGAGGCTTTGGCTCTTATGCAGGTCCCCTCAGGTGGCTATTCTTCTATCAACAACGTCCAGAATTCCCACAAGCCTGAGCCCAGGGACAAGATGGAGAGCTTCTTTGTGGGGGAAACCCTGAAGTACTTGTACTTGCTCTTTTCTGATGACCTGGAGCTGCTCAGTCTGGACAGCTGTGTGTTCAACACAGAAGCCCATCCCCTCCCCATCTGGGCTCCTGTGTAGGAGAAGAGCGCCTGCTCTGGGCActgatggaggctgagctgggCCTTCACAAGGCCCACATAGTTTTGGGCAGCTGTCAAGTGTGATGTTCCTGCCCAGTTGTAGGTCCCGCCAGTTTCAGCTTTTCATGAAGGTGGTGGGAGGGGCAGGAGTCAGACTAGCAGGTATGGGTTCTGGGGTTTAGGCTGGAGAGTCTACCAAGCCTTTGACTTCCTCGAAACCTCATATCATGGCTCCTGATTCCCAAACCTGAATGACCCTGTTGGCTGGCTACCCGCAGCCCCATGGTAGTCCCAAGACTTCTTATCACCTCCTGGGACCACCCAGGACCCCAGTGCCTGTATTGAGTTCAGAGTGATAGCCCAAACCAGTGAGGTGCTGGGCATGGCCTGTGAAAGCCCTGACTCCTGACTGACCCATGGGTCCACTGGGCCAGTGTGACCTTGAAGGTCTTTGTGGCTCTAGTGTTTACGGGTTGGACTCAGGGATCCTCCTGGCTACCCTACTGGGCTGGCGGGGGTTAGAACAGTAAATTTGTCTTATTCCCAGGATACCCTGGTATAATGTGATCTCTCAGCTGAGAAGAAAGTGGACTTGGTCCCACTGTAATGGTTCTtgtggagaggagggaaggggtggTGTCTATCTAGACTGACCTTAAGGGGACAGCAGGTTCTCTGGATAACATCTCTAACTACCCTCTAAAGTCAGAGCTCCTGTCCACTTCAGGTAGGAAGAGCTGGGAAGGGCAGGCTTTGGGGCCATTATACAAACAGGCTAGGATGCTTGGTTGTGCCGTCTCAGAAGAGCCTGTGAAGATCACATGCTGCTGCCGGCTGATAGGTTTGTGGTAGTTTGGGCCTTGGCTAGGATTCTCCTATCCAATTCCATGCAGCACAGCATAGGGCAAACTGGACAGAATAGAAAGGACCTCAAGGCTCTGGGCCTGTGTTCCCTGTATATCCCAAGATCTGGAGATTTGACATGCTAACTCATCTGCAGCTCAGAGCATCTCAGTGGCAGCCACCTTGTGCCTCTGAGGTACAGTAGCTACGCTGGGGATTTCCTGTCAAACATGTGGACCCCaagccagttcttttttttttttttttttttggtttttcgagacagggtttctctgtgtagccctggctgtcctggcactcactttgtagaccaggctggcctcgaactcagaaatccgcctgcctctgcctcccgagtgctgggattaaaggtgtgcaccaccatgcctggctcccaaGCCAGTTCTAACACCAAAGGTGTTTACAAAGAAGGACTTGGCTGGTCACATATCCTTAGGCCTCGAGTTTATGGGTAGAAGCTGCCGctggcgccccccccccccccccatcagttGTAGCCCTTTGGTTGATGTTAGCTTCTCCCTATGCTGTCCTCCTGTACTGGAGCCCCATAGGCTTGTGAATGGACAGGTTCAGGTGGCAGCCAGGGCCGAAGCATTGAGAAGTGTATTCTCCATCTCCTGCCAAACTATGGTTGGTGTCAAGGGACAGCAACTGCCCCGTGGCCCTCTGAAGAGGTACTGTGGATCAGAGTAATTACTGGGTAATGTCCACAAAGCTGGGAGGGGAGGCTGGTGCCCAGTAGAGGCtggtttccctcctcctccaaaGCAGGAAACCTGAGAGCTAGAGTCCTTGCTTAATTAAATGTCTAAATGGTCTCAGTAGGCTGTGTGCAGTGTTACTTTGTGTAGAGCATATCTCCAATTACTCATCCTTCCACGCATGGATCCTACTAGACAAGGACACATCAACATGTGTTTATTCAGTTTCTTCCATCTACCATGAGTCGGGACAGTCCATCAGATGTAAGGCAAGTTGTCACACCACTGTAGATCACATAAAACAAGGGATGTCTGGGGTTTGCTGCATCTTAGCTGGAAGGGTGCTGCTTCTTAGGCCCAGGCCACCGTGGCATTGCTGGTTGCTTTAGTCTGGCTGCTTCTACCCACTCACGAATGAGGGTAGATTCCAGCTTACGCACCTCTACGACAGATGGGGGGTCTTCTGAGTTAGATGCTCTAAGAAGCAGACAGATAAGATACTCAGCTGGCAAGCATACAGGGTCAGCATCATGCCCATCTAATCCACAGCCCAACAGTGGTCCGAGGTGGGCTGCACTACACTGTACCTGAGATCTAGGTGATGTGCTCCCCCCCGGATGGTGACAGCAATGACTGATGTACTCAGGTTGCTCTGGATCTGTTGGAAGAATCTAAGGCATGTAGTCTGTGCTTTAAGCCACAGGTAGGCAAGCCCTGTCCCACCCTTGCACCCTGACATAGATGCCAATACTGTCTTTGGGATGCAACTGAAGCAATAATGAGCTTTCTGCACAGTTTCAGATAGCTCCATTGGAAAGAAAAGGTTGAATGTGATGGGTCAGATGTTAGACTACATCAAGTGATGTAGGGAAAAAAAGCAAcccaaaagagaagaggaaataatGAGGACTGGAGCAACAGATGAATCGGGCCAGGTGAACCTGAGTGTCAGTCTGCAAAGGCAAAGTTGTATGAGGAGCCTAGCAATGCAGTTCAAGCACTGCCCAGAATACCCACATGGGGCCAGCAGCTGCCAGGCCTGGACttaccccaccccctgcccagggGTCTAGGTCACCGTTGGAGAAAATGATGTTGCTGGCCGCTTTAAGGTCTAAAAGGAACACAGCAAATGTGAGCTGCATCTGGGCGCTGCAGAACCAGCTCAGGACAGAGGACAGGATCCTTCCCAGCATCCAACTCTCAAACACCAGCCCAGGCCTTTACCACCACCCCAGAAGCTGGTCTGCAGCCAGTCTTGCCGAGGCCACACGCCCCATGTATCCAGACAGTATTGCTGGCGGAGTTCTTCAGAGAATGGGATTTCAGGGAACATGTCTGTCACATTGTTGCTGTCAAAGGTCAGATTGATCTCCGTACAGGCCTGTAGGTGTCCCATAGTAAAATAAGTCAGACAGGCAAGCCACACACCCAACCCCTATGCTTGGCAATTTAGCTCCTCTCTGTCCACAAACCTGGTAGTCCCAGGCCCTAGCGTCAGAGCCAGTGCCACAGCCAGTGGGGTCAGCACAGCTTTGGTACAACCGGTAGATGTCATAACAGGGTTCCGTGCCAGTGGAGTTGTAGACCAGCCCTGGATGGGATTAGTGCTGGGaccagcagccagccagccagtacGAGCTCCAGCCACTACCCATCCACCTTGGAAGGAAGGCTAAGATAGGCATGCCACAGAAAAGTGAGCACTGGGAGGCTTTGGAGCATGTGCCACCAGCTGGCCTGGCTGTTTCAACAGCCCAGAGACACTATGTTATTATCCCCAGTACCCTACCCCACAACAGGGCAGAACAGGCATGCAGAGCTTTGTGGCTAGGGACTCCAAAGGCCCCATAGCAACCCTCGGGTAGCTATGCCTGTTCCTAGGATGACTGGAAAGTCATGTTACCCACTTCAGCTTATGCCCAGTTCCCAAAACACAGGTCCTATAATTTCAAAAGCTATAGTGGGTCCCCTACTGCATCTCAAATAGCATACCAGACCAAGTCCCAGGTCAGGGACATGGTCCTTTCCTCATTCAGCCCTGTGTCACTGTTAGGAGTCACTACCCTTGCCCTATGAAGGCCAAGAAGTAGACCCACCTGCCAGTGCCCGTAGACCCATGATCCTCTGGCCCTCATTCAACAGCCGTTGACAGCCCACCTAGAGAAAGGCAGCAGAATATCTCAGTAGAGACCCCTTTCACAAAGCATGGGTCAGGGCTGCTAGCTTCCAGGACACAACAGCCTAATAGTGTCTGATGGCATGAAAGCAGATAGCTACAAGGCTCTTGGACCAGGCTAGCACTGGGTCCTGCACCCCAGGAGAGCCACCTCACCTTGACAGGGTTGGCAGGAAGGGGCCCTAGAAAGTCAGTAGGATACGGGTAGTCCATCATGGCGAGCACAGTAAATGCATTTCGGGCAAACCCAAAGAGCTGAGTCAGGTCCTTTGGGCTGGAAAGTGATTGACAGGTACCAAAGTTCTGGCTGATGGTGTCATAGGCTGGGAAGAGAGTGGCCAGGAGAAAAGGCTGAGGAAACTGCTGGCAAATGTGAAGGGCAAGAATGAATGCCCAAGGTGGGCAGCAGGTGAGGAAAGATTCCCTCACCTCCCCGGAGGAACAAGTCTTTGATTTGCTGAAAGGCATCCCGCACAGCCTGGGCGCACTTGGGACCCTGGCCATAAAAGTCCTGGAGAAGAGAccaaggctgctgctgctgctgccactctTGCACTGGCCTGGGGTACCCAAGTCCCCTCACTCACCGCTGTGACATCTCGGAAGAACTGGTAGGAGTCCCCAAGGCCTGCGACAGCTACAACAGGAGCGCTGGCTGCCAGTGCCCCAGCCACCAGGTGGGGGTACTTCATCCTCATGTAGGCACTCAGCATCCCCCCATAACTGGGGGTACAGGGCACAGGATTATGGTTATGGGAAGCTGCCCACAACTCAGGCGAGCAGCCTCACTGTCCTCCAGGCTGAGGCGCCTAGGCTGCTCTTTCCCTGCTCAGAAGTCCCAAGCGTGGGAAAGAAGGACCTGAAACTGTCAGGCCCACACACCCTGATCCCAGGGCCAAGGCAGATAACAGGCTTCACTGGGAGAAGGCACCTGTGGGTGCCCTGCCTgacccagcaatgaaaacattgCTGAGACAAAATCAGAAGAAATTGTCCCACTAGTGTGAACAACATAGCATACACTGCCTATGAGGTGCATTCAAGGAGGGCTTCCAGAAGGAGGTAAAGCTAGACCCCGCCCTTCCACATGTAGGGTAGGCATATGGGGGTAGGCAGAGGATGTTGAGAATGTAAGAGACATCTCTTTGGCCCTCCTCATATAGGGTGTCACTCGCACAACAGGGTGGAGCCTTAGAGTAGGGTAAGATTAGGACTCTAGGTTCTCTCATGGGTCCAGATCTGTCATGAAGGGAGGTCAAGGACCCACCTCCCTCCAAAGGCTATGGTGGGGGCATCCTGGGCCCCAAGATCCTGCCGCAGGGCCTGGAGCAGCACAGCAAAGTCGGCCAGCGCCTGCTCCACAGTCAGCAGCTGCGTATATCCCCGCTGTGTGGACTGGACACCGAATGGAAGTGATTTCCCATAGTACCgctgcaggaagcaggaagggatgGCTAACCACTCCTCGGTGCTCCCCACCTCCTTCAACTCAGGGACTGCCAGGCACTGTACAGGTACCCACGTGCTCAGCAAAGACAAGCAGGGCCTCCTGCTGGGCTGCCAGTTCCACCATGAAGCCAGAGTTGTTAGCGAAGGACCAGATATCCCCCTCATTCCCTGTGTAGAAAAAGATGGGACCTTCGCCCATCTTCCAGAATTTATCTGTGGGAAGTAAATGAGTTTCCGTAAAGCCAGGGAAACGCAGGTAGGAACCCATGTGGTCGAGCCAGCACTCACCTGACACTAGGAACCGCTGGCCAAAGGTTTTGTTGCCGAAACTCTCAAAGTTGAAATGGTCCATGTATTGCTCAAAATAATTCTCATGAAAGTCAGGGTCTAGAACTCTGTCGGCTGAGGGCAGGTGCAGAGACTCAGGAGCTGGTTGGGATCATCAGGGATCTAGGCGGGTCAGGAGGAAGGGCAGCCAGTCTGTACTCACCTCTGGCCTGGAGGTTGCACAGTCCCAGTGACAGCAGCAGGACCAGGATCCAGGAGGGGACACCATGGTCCACAGGGTAACAAGGCTGGAAGTTCATGCTTGATTCTGAGCCGGGCGCTGACTGTCATGTGATTTGGTCACATGACTGACACGATGGGCGGGGCGGCATCACGTGATAGCCTGGCGGGGGCTGTCCTACTGTGGCTGGATTCTGGTTGGAGGATCAGCTTACTCTTCTTGCTTCAGTTTCCCGGTCCCTCCAAACTTCTGGGCTTCTTGTTTCCACAGAGATGGATACTGTGgaggtccaggaagcagagaggtggctAAGGCTCATCAGGACTGTATGATCTCCCAAGTGTCCAGCTACTGAGTACCACAAGGTGATGGGTGGGAGGGTCCTCCCACGGAAGGATACCGCAGGATGTTAAAGTCCCTAGGGGTTGCAGGCCCCACATGTTCCACTGGCTGCTAGAGCTACCTACTCAATCAGCCCTGGGCATCACCATCAGGTACTCGGCCAAAATGACCTCTCTGCTCCCAGTCCTCAGTTCTGGTCATCACCAGACAGGCCCATAATTACAGAGCCAGGGAAACTGGAACATTTGTCTGCCCTCAGACAGTGGCctcaggaagggggggggggttgttgcaGAGGGACAGTGTCTCTGAGAGAGGACCTTGGACTTTCTGGGAATCTCTGAGCTGCTCGGTTCTCCCCACTGCTGGCACTGTGCCCACAGCCCAAACAGAATGGGGGAGATGGAGGGGCGGGGCTTCTGTGGGAAGCTACCCTCCACCTCATTGGCACAGAGTGTCTCattgcagagagaagaaagaaccagTTTTCTCTCTGGCACCTAGTCCCAGGTCTGGAAGAGGAGAGACATCCACGGAAGTTGGTGACTTGGACTGGCTGGCCGTGAGTGGAACATGTCCATCCAGCATGGCCACAGTCCAGTGGGACACACAGCCTAGAGCTGTGGAATGCTGTGCCACAGATTAGGGAACTCCTAATGCTGTTTCGATGTTgtctggctagttttgtgtcaacttgatacaggctggagttatcacagagaaaggagcttcagttgaggaaatgcctacatgagatccagctgtaaggcattttctcaattagtgatcaagggggaaagaccccttgtgggtgggaccgtctctgggctggtagtcttgggttctataagagagcaggctgagcaagccaggggaagcaagccagtaagtaacatctctccatggcctctgtatcagctcctgctttctgacctgtttgggttccagtcctgacttccttggtgatgaacagcaatgtggaagtgtaagctgaataaaccctttcctccccaacttgcttcttggtcatgatgtttgtgcaggaatagaaacccctgactaagacagatgtctTCGTGTTCTATTGCATATTTTGGAGGGTG
It encodes the following:
- the Man1b1 gene encoding endoplasmic reticulum mannosyl-oligosaccharide 1,2-alpha-mannosidase isoform X2 translates to MYPPPAPPPAPHRDFISVTLSLGESYDNSKSRRRRSCWRKWKQLSRLQRNVILFVVGFLILCGLLYSLQTADQWKALSGRPAEVEKMKLEVLPVLPAPQKERAEPEGFADILSQKRQRHFRRGPPHLQIRPPNTVSKDGMQDDAKEREAALGKAQQEENTQRTVISWRGAVIEPEQATELPYKRAEASIKPLFLASKIWKEPAPPNERQKGVIEAFLHAWKGYQKFAWGHDELKPVSKTFSEWFGLGLTLIDALDTMWILGLKQEFKQARKWVAENLDFQKNVDVNLFESTIRILGGLLSTYHLSGDSLFLTKAEDFGKRLMPAFTTPSKIPYSDVNIGTGFAHSPQWTSDSTVAEVTSIQLEFRELSRLTGIKKFQEAVEEVTKHIHSLSGKKDGLVPMFINTNSGLFTHPGVFTLGARADSYYEYLLKQWIQGGKKETQLLEDYVKAIEGIKAHLLRQSQPRKLTFVGELAHGRFSAKMDHLVCFLPGTLALGVHHGLPADHMDLARALMETCYQMNQQMETGLSPEIAHFNMYPRADHKDVEVKPADRHNLLRPETVESLFYLYRVTRDRKYQDWGWEILQSFNKYTRVPSGGYSSINNVQNSHKPEPRDKMESFFVGETLKYLYLLFSDDLELLSLDSCVFNTEAHPLPIWAPV
- the Man1b1 gene encoding endoplasmic reticulum mannosyl-oligosaccharide 1,2-alpha-mannosidase isoform X1; amino-acid sequence: MYPPPAPPPAPHRDFISVTLSLGESYDNSKSRRRRSCWRKWKQLSRLQRNVILFVVGFLILCGLLYSLQTADQWKALSGRPAEVEKMKLEVLPVLPAPQKERAEPEGFADILSQKRQRHFRRGPPHLQIRPPNTVSKDGMQDDAKEREAALGKAQQEENTQRTVISWRGAVIEPEQATELPYKRAEASIKPLFLASKIWKEPAPPNERQKGVIEAFLHAWKGYQKFAWGHDELKPVSKTFSEWFGLGLTLIDALDTMWILGLKQEFKQARKWVAENLDFQKNVDVNLFESTIRILGGLLSTYHLSGDSLFLTKAEDFGKRLMPAFTTPSKIPYSDVNIGTGFAHSPQWTSDSTVAEVTSIQLEFRELSRLTGIKKFQEAVEEVTKHIHSLSGKKDGLVPMFINTNSGLFTHPGVFTLGARADSYYEYLLKQWIQGGKKETQLLEDYVKAIEGIKAHLLRQSQPRKLTFVGELAHGRFSAKMDHLVCFLPGTLALGVHHGLPADHMDLARALMETCYQMNQQMETGLSPEIAHFNMYPRADHKDVEVKLTGTTCCGQRRWKAYSICTVSQGTASTRTGAGKSCRASISTHGSPQVAILLSTTSRIPTSLSPGTRWRASLWGKP